Sequence from the Thermodesulfobacteriota bacterium genome:
TGCGGGAAAGTGTTCAACATCGCCTGCGGGGAAAGGGTATCCCTGCTGGACATCCTGGAGATCATTTACGCGGAGGCCGGGAAACGGGTCCCTCCGAAATTCGAGCCCGTGCGGCCGGGCGATGTCAGGGACTCCCTTGCGGATATCTCCCGCGCACGCGAACTCCTCGGATACGACCCGAAGGTTTCGTTCCGGGATGGGCTGAGAAAAACGTTCGGGTGGTTCCAGGCAGAAAGCGCAGAACGGGGACGTTCCTGAGAACTTCCGCAGAACCGGGACACTCTTGGGGAGTCCCTCGGTTCTCCTTATCATCGTCCCGGCACCGTTAGCCGACCTGCCCTTTTGGCCCGAACCTTGATCGAAAACCAGGCATGACAAGAAGAGCCAGGGTCGATTTCCCGGGGGCGATCCATCACGTTTACGCCCGCGGCATCGAAAAACGAGCCATCTATCTGGACGACAGCGACCGGTGCGATTTCCTCGGGAGGGTGGGCTCCAACCTGGCGAAATGGCATATAGCCTGTTGCGCATGGGCACTTATGCCGAACCATTTTCACCTTCTGGTTCGAAGCGATGGAGGATGTCTCCCCTCATTCATGCAATGCCTGCTGACCGGGTACTCCATGTATTTCAACGACCGGCATAAACGCGTTGGCCACCTGTTCCAGAATCGGTACAAATCGCCGCTTATCGATAGCATCAAGCATTGCCGCGATGTCGCGCGGTACATCCACCTCAATCCGTTGCGTTCGGGAATCGTACCTTCGTTAGACGCTTTGGAGGAGTATCCCTGGACGGGTCACAGGCGGATCGTGCGCGGAGGGGCTCCCGGCTGGCAGGACGTCGGACTGCTGCGCGAGGCTTTCCACGGCTCCCCCGCAGGTGCGGAATGGGTCCCCGCCTATCTCGATTATCTGGAATCGGCGGTCAGAGCTCCGATCGATTTATCCGATTTCGAGGGAATCGGTGGACAAGCAGAATCCGACGATGGGCCAGTGCAGCTCTCTTCCGGGCCGCACGAAATATTTACCGATCTTCTTCAGCGCATTTCCGCTTCGCATGGCGTCCCCATCGAACGGGTGCTTTCCCGGGACAGGGACTACATCGTCATCGATATCCGGAGGGCGATTCTGAAAAAGTGTACGTGCAGCATGAAGATACCGATCGCTCAAATAGCCCGCTGGATGGGGATGTCGGCAGGCGCCGCCCGTTACCTCTTGAATTCCTGCCGTTGAACGAATCCATTCGCGAATCCGCAGGCGCAGGTCTGTCCCGGTTCTGCGGAAGTTCTCAGGAACGTCCCGGTTCTGACGTCTTCCGCGCCACCACCAGGAACGCGGAGTGCGAGAACATCCACTGGACGGGGCGGACGGACATCCCTTTCACGTGCCAGGGGCGGAGGATGACCTCGAAGGTATCGGGATCCGGGAAGACGCCCTCTTCGGCGAGCCGGTCGCAAAGCTGCTTCACCTGGATGGTGGAGGGAAGGTAGGCGAGCAGGATCCCCCCCGGGACGAGCGCCTCCCGGGCATGGGCAACCGCGTTCCAGGGCTCGGGAAGGTCGAGCACGATCCGGTCGACCTCCCGTTCGTCGATCCCTTCATAGATGTCCCGGACCTTGATCTCGAGGTTCGGGCACTCGCCGAGGTAGCGGCGTACCGTCTTCTCGCCGCTGACCGCGAAATCCTCCCGCACCTCGTAGGAGACGACCCTGCCCGCCGGGCCCACCGCCTCCAGCAGCTTGATCGTCAGGGCGCCCCAGCCGATGCCCGCCTCGATCACGGTCGCGCCCGGGAACACGTCGGCCCACATCAGGATCGGCCCCGTGTCCTTCGGGTAGATGATCTGCGCGTGCCGCTTCTGGTTCATGATGAACTGGATATAGGTGGGACGGAAGGCGCGGTATTCGTCGCCCATGGCCGTCCAGGCGCGGCAGCCGTCAGGCTTCCCGATCAGGTCGTCGTGGAGGAGGTTCCCCTTGTGGGTCCCGAAGACCTTCCCCGGCGCCAGGGTGATCAGATGCTCCTCCTTCTTCGGGGAGATGAGCAGCACGTCCTCCCCCGCCCGGAAGGGCCCCCTGCGGATGCGCCCGTGACCTTCGCCGTCCTCCGTCCCCGTCATCCGGAAACCCCCTTTTCGCGTTCCCCGCGCTTCCGGCGGACGAGCTCCTTCAGACGGCAGAAGGAGCACGTCTCGGTGAAAGTGGGCGCGCCGCACGACGCGCACGGCATTGCCGCCTCCTTCCCCCTCGCCACGGCGCCTTCGGGCATGGCGCCCTCGGCCAAGCCGCCCTCGGCCGCGCAGCCCAAAGCTGCGCCTTCTCCCGGCGCCCTCCGCAGCGGGTTCGATTCATCGAGGAAGCCCTGGTAGAAGACGATGCGCGATCCCGGCATCTTCTCCTCGATCAGCGACAGCGCCTCCTTGTAGACGAGCGAGGTGGCGTGCTCGCTCATCGGGCACTCCTCGGTCACGTAGTCGATCCCCTTCAGGAAGCCGTACGCGGCCGTCTCGAGCTCGGACACCCGCCACAGCGGCTTCACCTTCCGCACCAGCCCCTCGCCCGCCGCGGGAAGGTGCGGGTGCTGGCGCGACAGGTGCTCCCTCTGCCAGTGGAGCAGGTTCCCCAGCAGGCGCGCCGCCTCGTCGTCGAGGTTGTGCCCGGTCGCCACGACGTCGAATTTCCCCTCCGCGGCCACCCGGTTGAAGAAGTACCGCTTCACGGTCCCGCAGATGGAGCACTCCTGCATCCGCACGCAGCGCGCCGCTTCCGGGATCGGAATCCCCTCCTTCGCCAGCTCGACGACGATCGGCTCCTTCCCCTTGCCGCGCGCGTAGGCGAGCACCTTTTCCCTGGAGCGGTCCGAGTACCCCTCGATCCCCAGGTCGATGTAGAGTCCTTCCGTCTCATACTCCATCTCCATGAGGACGTCCCAGAGCACCAGGCTGTCCTTGCCGCCCGACACGCACACCAGCACGCGCTCCCTCGGCGACAGGAGGCGGTGCCTCCGTATCCCTTCCCGGACCTGTCGCCGGAAGAAGACGAAGAAGCATTCGGGGCAGAAGGCGGAGTGGTGGCTTGGCAGCTCGATCGCGGCAGCCGCCTTCCGGCAGCGCTTGCACTTCACGGGGGGCCTACCCGCCCGAGACGACGGAGATGACCTCGATCGTCTCCCCGTCCTCCACGCGGTGGTCCTTGGTGAGGAGCTTCCTCCCCTGCGTGACGATCACCGTGGCGGGGCGCACTCCCGCGTCGGCGAGGATGTCCATCACACGCCGGGGGCCGGGGACCTCGAGCTCCTTCTTCTTCTGGGGAATGCGGACGCGGATCATCGGAGCATTATACAGGATGGAACAGGATGAAATTCCCCCCCCCAGTCAGTGACTACAAATATCAATTTGACTTGAATTGACATTTCACAGTAGGATGGTTTTGAAATGTCAATTTGACGGATATTGACATTTCGTTGACATTTCGCGGCCAGCCGGAAGGTGCAATCGGGGATAAGCATGAAACTACCGGAACCTACGCCTGATTTGGCTTCCATTCGCTTCAAGGATCCAGCCAGGCTTGTCGCTCTTCTCACCTCAAGCGAAGCCCAAAAGTACGTCGTCAGGGCCAATCAGGAATATCTGCATTGGGAAAGAGCCAAATACCTGGATTTGCCCGCCTCTATTCCTGCGGAAGATTTATGGCTTCTCATCAAGCTGTCGAGAACATCCAACATGAAGTCGATTCCGCTTGCCGATCCCGTCGGTAACAGCTTTGGCTTCTGGCTTCCGGATCCGGTTCTGAGTGAGCTGCACTTCATCGACCAGAACGCCGGCGGCAGTATCCTGATCGATAATCCGCAGCTTTCCTCCGAAGCCAGGGAGAGATATCTGATCAGTTCCCTCATGGAAGAGGCGATCGCCTCCAGTCAGATCGAAGGAGCGGCGACGACGAGGAAAGTCGCCAAGGAAATGCTGCGCGAAGGGCGCCCGCCGAAAAACAAGGCGGAGAAGATGATCCTGAACAACTATCAAACGATCCGCAGGATAAAGGCCTTCCTTGGACAACCTCTCAGCCTGGAAATCCTCCATGAACTGCACAGGTCATTGACGGAAGGCACTCTGGACGATCCTGCCGCGGCAGGCCGTTTTCGCTCCGGGGATGATATCTGTGTGATCGATGAAAGCGACGGCCAGATATTGCATGTACCGCCGCCTGCCCGGGATCTCCCGACAAGGATGGAGAAGTTTCTCTCCTTCGCAAACGACAAGGACGACGAACCGTTCATACACCCGGTGGTGCGCGCCATACTGCTTCACTTCTGGCTTGGGTACGAGCATCCATACGTCGATGGAAACGGGAGAACGGCTCGTGCCGTTTTTTATTGGTACATGCTTTCCCGTAACTATTGGCTTTTCGAGTACTCGAGCATCTCCAGGATCATCCTGAAATCCGTCAGGCAATATGCCAGGGCATATTTGTACTCGGAGACCGATGGCAGGGATATCACGTATTTCCTTGTGTACCATCTGAAGGCGATCCGCCTGGCATTGGAAGAGCTGCACCGTTACCTGGCGCGGAAACAGGAAGAAATGAGGAAGGCGACGGCCATGCTTCACAATGTGCCCGACCTCAACTACAGGCAAATCGCCCTTCTCCAGCATGCGGTGAAGCACGCAGGAGCCGTTTACACGATCGAGTCCCATAAGAACTCGCACAATGTCGTCCGGGCAACGGCGAGCGCGGACCTGGCGGACCTTGTCGAGAGGGGATTCCTGAGCAGGAAGAGATTGAACCGGCGGTACTATTTCGTGGCGGTGCCGGATGTCGCGAAAAAGCTGGCCATTCCTGAATTGTCAATTTGACATAAATTGACAATCCATTGACATTTCACATCGACTTCAGCTGATGCGCCGCGGTGAAGTAGAGCCGGTATCCCTGCTGCAGGAGCAGGAAGGAGGTGATCGCCACCGCCCCCGTGATGGCGCACATGATGGCGATCTGGTAGCGGACCGCGATGATCGGCTCGGTGCCGGAGAGGATCTGCCCGGTCATCATGCCGGGGAGGGCGACGATCCCCGTCGCGGCCATGGTGTTCATGGTCGGGATCAGCGCCGCGCGGAAGGCCGCGCGGACCGCCGGCTCGGCCGCCTGCCGGGAGTTGGCCCCAAGGCAGAGGGCGGTCTCGATCTCCTCGCGCCGGTCGTGCATCTCGGAGGTGAGCCGCTCGGCGGCCAGGCTGGCGCCGTTCATTGAGTTGCCGATGATCATGCCGGCGAGCGGGATCAGGTAGCGCGGGTCGTACCATGGAGTG
This genomic interval carries:
- a CDS encoding NAD-dependent epimerase/dehydratase family protein — encoded protein: LAGEHYMRIFYEIHGLETVSLRYFNVFGPRQDPASMYAAVIPRFITSVLRGGPPIVYSDGRQTRDFTYIDNVVHANIAACSAPKDACGKVFNIACGERVSLLDILEIIYAEAGKRVPPKFEPVRPGDVRDSLADISRARELLGYDPKVSFRDGLRKTFGWFQAESAERGRS
- a CDS encoding transposase; translated protein: MTRRARVDFPGAIHHVYARGIEKRAIYLDDSDRCDFLGRVGSNLAKWHIACCAWALMPNHFHLLVRSDGGCLPSFMQCLLTGYSMYFNDRHKRVGHLFQNRYKSPLIDSIKHCRDVARYIHLNPLRSGIVPSLDALEEYPWTGHRRIVRGGAPGWQDVGLLREAFHGSPAGAEWVPAYLDYLESAVRAPIDLSDFEGIGGQAESDDGPVQLSSGPHEIFTDLLQRISASHGVPIERVLSRDRDYIVIDIRRAILKKCTCSMKIPIAQIARWMGMSAGAARYLLNSCR
- a CDS encoding tRNA (adenine-N1)-methyltransferase, with translation MTGTEDGEGHGRIRRGPFRAGEDVLLISPKKEEHLITLAPGKVFGTHKGNLLHDDLIGKPDGCRAWTAMGDEYRAFRPTYIQFIMNQKRHAQIIYPKDTGPILMWADVFPGATVIEAGIGWGALTIKLLEAVGPAGRVVSYEVREDFAVSGEKTVRRYLGECPNLEIKVRDIYEGIDEREVDRIVLDLPEPWNAVAHAREALVPGGILLAYLPSTIQVKQLCDRLAEEGVFPDPDTFEVILRPWHVKGMSVRPVQWMFSHSAFLVVARKTSEPGRS
- a CDS encoding ATP-binding protein, which codes for MKCKRCRKAAAAIELPSHHSAFCPECFFVFFRRQVREGIRRHRLLSPRERVLVCVSGGKDSLVLWDVLMEMEYETEGLYIDLGIEGYSDRSREKVLAYARGKGKEPIVVELAKEGIPIPEAARCVRMQECSICGTVKRYFFNRVAAEGKFDVVATGHNLDDEAARLLGNLLHWQREHLSRQHPHLPAAGEGLVRKVKPLWRVSELETAAYGFLKGIDYVTEECPMSEHATSLVYKEALSLIEEKMPGSRIVFYQGFLDESNPLRRAPGEGAALGCAAEGGLAEGAMPEGAVARGKEAAMPCASCGAPTFTETCSFCRLKELVRRKRGEREKGVSG
- a CDS encoding MoaD/ThiS family protein, which translates into the protein MGGGISSCSILYNAPMIRVRIPQKKKELEVPGPRRVMDILADAGVRPATVIVTQGRKLLTKDHRVEDGETIEVISVVSGG
- a CDS encoding Fic family protein; translated protein: MKLPEPTPDLASIRFKDPARLVALLTSSEAQKYVVRANQEYLHWERAKYLDLPASIPAEDLWLLIKLSRTSNMKSIPLADPVGNSFGFWLPDPVLSELHFIDQNAGGSILIDNPQLSSEARERYLISSLMEEAIASSQIEGAATTRKVAKEMLREGRPPKNKAEKMILNNYQTIRRIKAFLGQPLSLEILHELHRSLTEGTLDDPAAAGRFRSGDDICVIDESDGQILHVPPPARDLPTRMEKFLSFANDKDDEPFIHPVVRAILLHFWLGYEHPYVDGNGRTARAVFYWYMLSRNYWLFEYSSISRIILKSVRQYARAYLYSETDGRDITYFLVYHLKAIRLALEELHRYLARKQEEMRKATAMLHNVPDLNYRQIALLQHAVKHAGAVYTIESHKNSHNVVRATASADLADLVERGFLSRKRLNRRYYFVAVPDVAKKLAIPELSI
- the fetB gene encoding iron export ABC transporter permease subunit FetB, with product MAKQDIVPLELLHLAWAYGLILLSVGLSRLRRVGQGRQLLRSSVRMVLQLLAVGYVLHLVFSVRSPFLVLLILLAMTGFALQVMGSRVKRRMPGFYRVVGSSMIVGCAGVTFYFCLLVVGYTPWYDPRYLIPLAGMIIGNSMNGASLAAERLTSEMHDRREEIETALCLGANSRQAAEPAVRAAFRAALIPTMNTMAATGIVALPGMMTGQILSGTEPIIAVRYQIAIMCAITGAVAITSFLLLQQGYRLYFTAAHQLKSM